A stretch of DNA from Anser cygnoides isolate HZ-2024a breed goose chromosome 23, Taihu_goose_T2T_genome, whole genome shotgun sequence:
TAACAAATAGGACTGCTAATGAAAATATAGCAAGAGAGTATATCAACTTGTATTAGATTACAATTCTTCTGTGAAGCACAAGAAGTCAGAAACTCTTCTGATCCTGGCATGGCATGTTTGTCCTATGGGCTCACATAAATGGTGTAAACTTAGAAATATGTGTAACCTAGGATTTATAACAGAGACATAAATTTGCCTATAAAGGTTAAGAATTACGGGTTAAGAGCTTCTGTATTTCATCAGTTAGATTTGAGCCCTTTAGCAAATTCCAGATATCCAAGCAAATTTCTATTGAGCTACCTCTTGCCCCTTGCTCTAAAATATCATACCCAAAGAAGCTGCCACATGCCTCCACAAGCCcgtaaacaaacaaaaaaccgtTATGTTTAAGGCTTCCTTGACAACTTATGCATTCCACAATGAAAAATCTGACCTATTCTTTACACCCtcatgttttctgtcaccaggAAACTGCAGCTTGAGATTTTGTTTCAATGTGAGAAAAAGCATTCTCCAGTACAACAGCAACAGTCTACACATGAACTGACAAGCGATTTAGCTCAAGAAAACGACTCACCATCTCCTTGCACTGTTGTTATCAGGTGTCCATCTAGAAAGACGTCTACATTGGAAAGGTAAGAAGAAGGACCACGATCCACAACAACTTCATTTAGGACCTGCCATGACATCAAATATCACCAGTCTGCTATTGCTGGTTTGGCAATTGATTAAATGACAAGCAGAAACATGTTTTCCAGATCTTTGAAAAATTCTACTGATTTGGTACCTGAGAAACTAGACTTTCTTTACTATTTCATTTCCTTAAGTGCCAGCTGaagagttttcatttatttatttacagaacgTTAAGAATTAAGAGTTATTTTCAGAAGATTGTTACTAGCAATgtgcagggctttttttttttctcacttatAAGGTCTTTGGGAGATCCCATTTTAAAACTactcattttcaaaatagaCGGAAAATGTTAGTACGGGAAAGTACAATATTAGCACTTACGGTTGCAGAAAGAAATCAAGTGCaacattttctcattatttaGTGTACATATTGCGCCCTATATCAATATGGATCTGTCCCACACTACTGGGACAATGTAGTAAATTAACAAAAATGGGAAACTGATAATAAAACATGTATAAAGCAAATTACAAGGCACATATTAATTCCTTTGCTTATTTTGCACTCCGACCTGATACTGCATAATTTGCTTGCCCACTTCTTTCTCTATATTCGTAGGCACCACTCCATTTTCTTCTATACCATTTTGTACTGTCATCTTCTCTCTGTGCTCTTTTACTACTTTCACTTTCAGCCTGCTTCGCAGAACAAGTGCTGCATTGCCTAGAAGTAAAATATAGGAGAAAGTACAAGAAAGTTATGCTagtatattaaagaaaattgcaATGACTAGCAGCCTGAATGAAATATCATTCATCTATTTCCCGTGCAATGTCCCCAGTTTCATTCACAAGAGAATTGTCTACATTTGGTTAAAGctcaaaactgaattttagtaGTAATGAGCAAAAATGAAGTCAAATTTGAACCCcatccttcctccctttctttataaagtaaaaagaatatttaagtTCTATATGGATACGATCAAGATTAGAAAACAATGTTAGGCTCAAGTGATCTACACTGAGACAAAAGCTTAGCTTGAAGAAAATGACTGCATTAGAAACACCTATTAAAAGAACTTTCTAGCAATTGAGAATTTTATACATCTTTTCAGAAATCTACTTTGGATGCAACTCAAATAACCTCCTACTGAAggaacaaattatttctttcctcaatTATTTCATATGCCTGACCTCTCATTATTTAATCACTGCACTTCTTAGAGGAACGGACTACCATAGACTTCATAGCTACACTCTATTCGTAAGTTTAGCTGTCCTTTAATGTACGTTTTGCATCTTCCTCTACTTGCTTGCTCCACACAGGACGAAGATATTTCTTAGCCATTTTCCTTTACACAACAGTATAGAAAGCAGCACTGAATGCGTCAATATAATGTAATACTTTAGTTTGGTATATGTTTCTTGTGACTCAATCTTATGGGACTACCTAAATGAGTTGGTTAATACGTTAACCAGTCTTggaaaaagctacagaaaatgtaacaaaaaagaaacaccacacCTTGTCTCCTTAAATTTACCTTCTATAACCTGAGTGACTTGGGACTGAAAATTCTCAAAATTAAATGGAGTAAGAAATCCAAGGGATCCCAGATGAAAAGCCATAACTGGAGGTACACTACCCTATcaataaagaaaagaatttaaaagctACTGAATAAAAGCAATTCATACTTCAACTAATTGCCTGTAAATATTTTGACTAttgatgtaacttcaactgttcataataaaaaacaaagctatAATTAAATTAAGCAGCTCATATATGCATTATTTTCAGAAGGTATCAGGTAAAACAGGCTtgacaaaaaagaacaaacaaaggACAAATGCAGCCCTTggtaacaaagaagaaaatcttcaaatacttcaaaaaaaaaaaaagaggccttTAAGTCTATTTCCAATAAAGACCAACCTGGAAAAGTGAAGAAGCATAAAGTAAGGTCCCATCTCCTCCCAGGCATATGATAAAGTCTATCTGATTGGAGATATCATCGTAATCTAGAAGcaacattgaaataaaaattttgaattagtttttTTCAAAGGTCTTAAATTCCTAACATAAATTATGTGCAGCATGCCAACATTAACTCAcgaacataaaaaaaaacactaactaGGATGTGTCAACAACTGTTTGCAAGAGACATCTTAACATCACAAATTTAATTcaatgacaaagaaaatgttaagaCAAATATGCACTATGCCCCAATTTTACTTTCGAGAAAGTCATTACCATACCTTCTCTGAAGGTACAAAATTTCTTCTTCACTGGTCCAAAATTATCATCATTAGCTATAGCAGGGtcttccaaaacttttttttctacgTACACTATCATATTGTTCACCTAAAAAAGGTAAAATGAGCTAGTTAATAACCTCTTAAAGTACTTCCCTCTGCCTATAATCTGCATTAGTTTAAAATGTATGGATACCAGTTACAGAATCTGCATCTGCATTATACAAGTCTACACATTCCACATTTAACAAAATCAGTAGCTGAAAACAGGTTAGAAGTAAAGTTTCTTgttacagtttaaaaagaatggactttacttttttttttttacctcgGTAAGATACACACAGAGCTCTTTAAAAGGCTGCAGCAGACTGGCATCACGTATCTTTTTAATAACAAGGACACTCTTGGGAGGTTTGTTCCATGTCAACCGCTGGCTTGCTGGATCCTGAATGTGCCTAAAGAATAGAAAAAGCACAatgtaacataaatatttagGACTGTTagatttaaaacatctttttatcAGAAAAGGTCattataaaagaaacaaaaagcattgaGTAACTGAAAGAAATGGCAGAGGGACACTGCAATGCccacagattttcaaaaatgttactATGTTTCGCCTTGACAACATTCTGGCTAGTTAAGAATATATCTTATCACGTGCCAAATTAGAATAGTTTGGAATTATAATGATGCTTTTTTCCCTGCATGAAACCAAGACAAGTCTTATTATCAAGACTATTCAAAGACTTGAGAATCGCAAGAACTAAATATACATACACgactgtttttgtgtttttctaggGGTAAAAATGAGTTCAGTAACAGAACTTCACGTTGTTCTGTAACACATTTAGTTGATGTAGGAATACCCAGATGTAACCTCTTTCTTCATTTGGATTCGCTTCTCAGCTCCATGATTTCACAGTTGTATTTTGTGCATTACAGACATCCCATCCTTTTCCATATGGTGCAGATATAATCCGTAAAGCAAAGCAGATTAGTATATGTGCTGAACAAGCCAAATTTACAGATTCGGATTTAGCATTTCAAgggttaaaataaaacagatgctGATGCTGGAAATGGTATAACCAGCTCCTTTTACTTtcaaaaggaaagtaaaatgcTTATATTCTATATAAATACAGCCGGAACTATAGACTAATAGTCTAATACCAACAGCCTTTACTAACAAACACTGCCAACTCTCTCTCTAAATATTACATAACACAGAAGAGTACAAATATGCAGTTATATTCAGGATCACGTAGAGGCTTTCAACATCACATTTATACTTTAACTCATTGTATTTTACAATCAAAGGACCACAGAATAGAGGGAAGGTTAGAAGGGTCCCTCAATCAACTAATTGGAGTCTAGCCCAGTCCCCTGACACAGGGCTGGGGAGTTTTGAAAATGCTATACTTGGTCGAAATTATCACCCTGAATCTCAGATTACTATGAATTTGGAAGGCTTCTTCTGACTTGACaatagctaaaaataaaaaactaaaattgAACTGATTAACGCAACTTTGTTTAGCCCTTTCAAACAGCTGCAAACAAATCAAAGTTGAAGTTTTATATGCTATTTCCAATTCAAACCGTGACTAAAGAAATGAACTTGAGTACAGAAAAGAGTTACTTTAAATAATTCCTCAAATCTAAATACTGTTAAAAGGCAAAAGTCAGCTGTAGAGAAACCACCCCCAACAATATTTCAACATGACCAGGCTACCTTGTAAAGCTGGCAGAGAACTAAAGATTGCAGCATTGCTTTTCACTTAATAAACCTAGAACTAACACAATCTTTATTCAAACCAAAAAGACAGTCGGCCCACTTCAGTCGTACTCACCAATTCCACGTAgttctaaatgaaaaattattcatCACATGCTTTaagatcttcattttttttcctgaagtcagGCAAATGCAACAGTTCCAAAAAAAGGCTGAGGCATTTATCGCTTCCTAAGAAACTGgtacttcaaaagaaaacatttttccctgaaggtttttcttttcccctcagcTAAATATTTCAACCAGTCCCAATAAAATGTTGTGAGGCTTTACAGAAAATTCCCTTATATAAAGTATATTCAGAAAatatacttcaaaaaaaatacagccttCAGAAAGCAGTTTTTTCAACACTAGCATTTAAATAGACACCAAGACCTTGACTAACCGAAGCCCAAAGATAAAAACTAGGATTTTCTGTTATATCCTCTCCAGTGAAGAGAGTTTCACATTACTAGTGAcagtagagaagaaaaaacacaagcaaaaaggATACGCTTGTTTTTAGAAGCCACAAGAAACAagaagtcacaaaaaaaaaaatcttacaagtAGTAAGAATAGTAATTTGCAATTTGATTGTCAAATAGTCCTTTTCTTTGATGACCCAAGCATGCCCTTATCTCCCCAGCTATTCTGAACGCTGTGTAAGCAGGCTTTTCCCTGGCAAGTAGCGTGTATTTAGGATTGCCTACCGCCTCTGTACTCAACTGATCTTGACACTATTATTATATTGTCCAGTGCTGGCTCAGCCCATGGGGAGGAGCATATTCATCAGGATCAGGTGGGTAAACACACAGGGCAGTATAGCAAGCCACAAACGttagaagaaatggaaagaataagGAAGTTCAGACTTCTCGCATACTGCAAGATTTCTGCCACACCTGTGTAGGAAATGTTAAGGTACCACCAACTTGCTTAGAGGAAGACCACTATTATTTTAGGTATAGatttaaggaaataaatatttaattcaaatatGTTAAGTGTAAagtcaaaacaataaaacagaacTTTTAAAAAGGAGACAATATGTTTGCATGCCTGCTGAGTAGAAATGAACCCTTACTTTCACGCTAAATTTATCAGCAGACTAAAAAAAACCTTGCCTTGATGATACTCAGACAGAAAGTGCTGCAGATCAAACCACTACCTCAAACGCCTGATACCAAGAGGGACAAGGTTTTCCTCAGCTGAGATTTTGCAGTACACAGAGCAATTCCTCTGCCTTGTGTTGTCCataaaaatttttgtttttctctcacagagaaacacttttctttgtGGAATAAAGAAAACGCTACCAATTGCTTCTCTGTACCATAATTGCTGTATGGGTGGTTGATACACACGGAGTTTACTGTCGGTTCTGTTGGAGAAGCTTTATTACCATTGCCACTGTTGACCATGAGCTAAGGATTGAAGATTATGCAAAACATGTCTAAACAAAATTTTAGTACTTAATACTATTTGCATGCCccatcctattttttttttttaaatgtgaaatggttcattttcttttcaaaatatatacattGGGTTAAGAGTAAACTCCATTAGTTTAGATAGTGGATTGTGGGCCTCAGAACATCACATGAATTATTAAggtaaaag
This window harbors:
- the NADK gene encoding NAD kinase isoform X2, encoding MKILKHVMNNFSFRTTWNWHIQDPASQRLTWNKPPKSVLVIKKIRDASLLQPFKELCVYLTEVNNMIVYVEKKVLEDPAIANDDNFGPVKKKFCTFREDYDDISNQIDFIICLGGDGTLLYASSLFQGSVPPVMAFHLGSLGFLTPFNFENFQSQVTQVIEGNAALVLRSRLKVKVVKEHREKMTVQNGIEENGVVPTNIEKEVGKQIMQYQVLNEVVVDRGPSSYLSNVDVFLDGHLITTVQGDGVIVSTPTGSTAYAAAAGASMIHPNVPAIMITPICPHSLSFRPIVVPAGVELKIMLSPDARNTAWVSFDGRKRQEICHGDSISITTSCYPLPSICFRDPVSDWFESLAECLHWNVRKKQNNFVEEEF
- the NADK gene encoding NAD kinase isoform X1; the protein is MEVNQEKLCTGKADVGADSAYHCSACHDDEEWSSTSRGRAKSRSLSASPALGSTKEFRRTRSLHGPCPVTTFGPKACMLQNPKAIMHIQDPASQRLTWNKPPKSVLVIKKIRDASLLQPFKELCVYLTEVNNMIVYVEKKVLEDPAIANDDNFGPVKKKFCTFREDYDDISNQIDFIICLGGDGTLLYASSLFQGSVPPVMAFHLGSLGFLTPFNFENFQSQVTQVIEGNAALVLRSRLKVKVVKEHREKMTVQNGIEENGVVPTNIEKEVGKQIMQYQVLNEVVVDRGPSSYLSNVDVFLDGHLITTVQGDGVIVSTPTGSTAYAAAAGASMIHPNVPAIMITPICPHSLSFRPIVVPAGVELKIMLSPDARNTAWVSFDGRKRQEICHGDSISITTSCYPLPSICFRDPVSDWFESLAECLHWNVRKKQNNFVEEEF